The genomic segment ACAAGAATAGAAACACGCCACAAGACAACTCATTGAGGATAAGATAGAATATGGACACTGGTGTAATTGGGAACAAAAGGCACTACCATTGTAGCTCGATAAAAAAGATGCATTAGGTTCATGCCTTTGCTAATGCAGCTTCAACGACCAAATATATTAGCATCAACAACTCTTTGAGTCGCATACAAACATAAAACTAATGAGACTAAACTATCACAAGATGGTTCAACTAAAGAATGCAACTTGGCAGAAAATGCCCTTCAAAACAGCCAAGATTCATTCTTAAGTAGATACGACTATGGCCAAGACAATCTTACTTCAACAAGAGCATGGGGCACAAACTGAAAATTAGTGTGTCTACcccaaattaaaattaataagatCTGTAAGGAAAATTTTTACTTTGTCATTCAGTATTAAGCTTCTAATCCACATTAGCGTTGTTCTACTAAGACAATTGAAAACTAAAGCATCTTCTCCAACAAATCCAACCCATTATCACCTAATTGAGACAATAAATCCCTAAAGCCAAAACATTATAAACCCCAGATTACAAAGACATCACATAGACACCCCTAATTAATTCTGGGTGCCCTTCCAAGATCCCACATTTATTGTATAACCACTCCTAGTTAATGATAACAAATTAACAAGAGGTCACAATACTATAAAAGGCAAATAATGAACAAGCACCATAAACAGACATGTAACATGTGTAAGTAGTAGTTCTACAGTTCAAATTAGACATAAAAATCAGACTAACAGTTAACAAAAACTGAACAAAATAGGATAAAACAAAAGTAGTGAATATGTATTACCTAGTGGTACCATTATCAGGGTTGTGACTAATAACAATAGCATAATCCCCCGAACATCTAGCAAAAACACCACGATCACCAAGTTTATGTTCAACATTACAAACCACAGCTCCTTCAGGTATAGATCTCAACGGCAACACATTACCAACCATAAGATTCGCTTTCTTCCCACAATAAACAAACTGTCCCGTATACATACCCTCAGCAGCAACAAAAAGTTCCTTTTGATGCTTGTAACGGAAGGGATGACGGAAAGTAATACGTGCTAAGGGTGCACCACGACCTGGGTCATGAATAACTTCCGTTATAACACCTTTTAAGTAACCGTTACGTTCACCGAAATCGAGGGTACGGAAACGGGCAGGACCTTTACGGTGGTGTGTGTGGGATTTGAAAACGGAACCTGCTCCCTTACGTTGTGCTCTGATTACACGACCCATTTTTTGTTCTCTCCTTTTTTCTCTCACTCACACTTGAGTTCGGCTGTGATAGGGAAATGGTATATATATGGAGTGCGTAGATTATTAGGGTTTTAAGAGGAGAGGAGCAAAGACCTAGTTTAAAATTGGGCCGGGATTCTTTTCTTCTTGTAAGTGAATGTGGGTTTTATCTTGGAGTTTTAGCCCAACTGCTGATTCTCAAGTCCAGTCCATTTTTTATGGcctgaataaaaataaattaaaaaaaaaaaaatattgcgcagattggtctttaatttttgtctctcgaattgctggtctttaatttatcCCTTTTGCCTAAAAAAGTGGCCAAAAATATtctgagattctgggttcgaatcccggcTTAGTAAAAAAATAGATTGAAAAGGgatgtttatacacaaatattagCCAAATCGGGTAACAAACACAAAGTATGGGCTACGTGGTGTTAATATTTCAAATATACACATAGGACGTGATTTTCCCATATTAATATTgtataaaatgaaaatatgacgATGTggcgtaatattttatgtggctatgtaaagagaaaaaaatttgaaaaacatggAAAGCGATAAAGATGTGACATTCACACACAAAACGAACAATTAGAGATTTTACAAGGAACTAAATAATTACAAAGTTGACTTGTATTTGAGAACAAACTTAAGATTCAAACACTTTTTGTACTctctaatttccttttttttttacaactaaattatgaaaattacaAATGATGGAGTACtatatttctttttgtttaaacaaatgtaccaaaaagaaaaaactagaGAAATATGCTCTAATGTTTTCCAACgttcttccaaaaaaaatatatatattttgtgattctttttacaatattgaaacattacaaaaaaaaaaattttatcaTTAGCTTTGCTTAAGAAAAAGTGCAAAGAAATTGAATAAGCTACAAATAAGacaccattttttatttttgaattgaGTGAAAGGGTTAAATGAAGTGTCTACAAAATATACAGAGGTTTGCCTGTGTcttaaggcaattttttttttctttttctctactAGAATTCTACAAAAGTTAGGCTTTGAAACCTAAGTTTTGCTCGAATAAGCCTAATTTTCAACGAAACcctgtcttgcgattttttttttactgggcCTGGGTTTGAACTCATAAATTTTAGgtgaaaggcaaaaattaaaaactagcaATTTGagagggaaaaattaaagaccacccccgaataagggcaatcgtgcaaattgctcGTGGTGTAATGAAGgtgtcatttgcacttttgtccctattttgtgctggtcttcaattttatccttcaaaatcgaacttatgcctaaaGAGTCATAAGttacgcatcataatatccataaaaTTTGTGCCCTTAAAGAACTTAAGCCCCATTAGACATAAGTCCGATTTTGAAGGACAACAaaccatttgaaggacaaacagTGCAATTACTTCAAAATGAAGTAAGTACACTATATACCTTAAGACCTCTTGTTTCGAGGGGGGCAATCGGCCACAAATAGTCCATCTGATCCAAAACAAGTGAATTTTTTGGGTATGACATACTTCTTAAAATGTTATGTAATTAATTACActaatcaaaaaaatatttaaaaatattaccTTTTATTGctttccccaaaaaaatttttacaGTAGAAATAGTCAACGTTGGGATTTAAAAAACGAAAGGATAGCATTGGAAAAAATTAATACAGTTTAAGGGAGAGAAGACCTTAAAATTGGGCGGGGGTTCTTCTTGTAAGTAAATCGGGTCCAGTCTTGGATTTCAGCCCACCATTGATTCTCAGTCCAGTCCACATATTTATTGCCCGAACCAAATGTATTTGTCATGGAATAGTGAAGtatattatacattaatatacaTATTTGCTGGCTATTATTTTGGTGGGGCCTATTTATGTCATTTTTCTAAAACATTGTCATGGAAGatcccgtttggccataaaagttatttttatattttcggaataatttttcactttattttgaaaatcagtgtttatccatgaaaatttcaaatccaacttgaagttgtatttcaaatttggaaACACATTTTATAACCTTTTTTCaactcacttttcacttttgtgttgtatttgaGTACATTCAAGCATGAacattattttaaatatattgtGCAAAAAGTagaaccaaacacaactccaactccatatttaagtttatttgaaatatttcaaataaACTTAAATATATTTGGAATATATGGCCAAACGTACACCTATTTAAACTTAAGACCTCTTGTTATAGCCACTTTTCAGCTCCTATAATGGAATAATTGTCACTATTATGGAGTTACAATTTTCATAGGTTAAACTCCATGGCCATGGCAataattattttccaagaatgAGACAAAAAAATTGGCAATTAAGCACaacatctacaacaacaacaacaaaaaaacccTTTGTTTCGACACTTCAACCTTATGCCAAGCCTTCATTGTTTAAGGATATGCATGCGGTTTGATTTTGTGTTACGTAGCTTCGATCTGTGGtatgcatttaaaatttgtcttttatacatatatatttatcgtTTGATCATAGTTAAATGAAATgattttttcactttaatttttaatgctaattaaagttaaattgcACTGTATGGTATAAACACCGGGTGTGGAAAAATATTTACCCTTGGTTAGTTAGTTTGATTTTGTGTTATTTGAACTCaatcttttttattattacttTCAAATATAAAATCTTGTGATAAGTTCCTCTTGGTTCGATAATTGTGCTACTTAGCTTCGAATCTCTTGTGCTTTATTTTATTTGCAACCTACTAAGTGCAGTACATGTAATTAATTTGTAGTTTGAATGTACGGAAAGTggcagtatatatatatatatatatatatatatatatatatatatatatatatatatgtcatataGTAAGTTTGAATGTAGTTTGGTGTAACTAAGTTTTAGGTAGTCCATGTTGAATACGCAAAATATTCTCAACATCAAATAGAGTTCTTTTAATGTAGTTGTTTCCGACGGCAAAATGTATTACGTGTTCAAATTTCAACGTACATTCTCAACGTTTTGACGGTAAAGATTTTGTAAATTTACATTAGATTTTCCGTGTTCAATAGTTAAGGATCGAGCTCAAGCTGGATATGCTGTTTCTTAAAGGATAATAATTTTCTTGCTTAAGGGATTCGTTACTAGAaagtgtagaaaggaattatacGTAAATATAAGAGAAGCTTTGAATATAATAGTAAAGGAGGTTCAAAATTTGCATTGATCACAAGTTTGAACCTGAATATGGAATTCTCGAATATTCTTTTAAGAGAATTAACATGAATAGTCGTCCgtccaaataaaattaaaaaaaaaaatgaatcaacGGATATATACTATGTACAGTTAATGCATGATAGATGTATATTGACCGACGACTATACATATTTTTTATCAAGCGGCCAAATATGTAATTCTTTGTTTGTTTATCCACTTTGAAATTCTAACTCCGTCATAGACACTTCAAGTTCTGGAAAACAGATATGTGCACAACAGTAAGTAGGTTGGCTTTTTATCCGCTTTGCATATAGAAACCAAATGAGAGTTGATAAATAACTATATATAGTACTATGGGGTACTACTTATAATTAAGATAAATCATAATGCTGTGATGATGTCTTTATCGAAATTTCCGTGTCCTCTCTTCATTCTAATATTTCTAGGTTTGTCAGTACGCAATAGATATATAATTCACCACTATCAAATCAATTTTCtcagttaagatttttttttttttttttttttttaaagacttTGAAAAGAATTTCCCAAGAATTACAgtcttcaaataaaaaataatgaaaagttTGATTATCTTTACAGGTTACAGctaatcatgtatatataaatatatatagaaagcTAGCTTTGCTTAGCAAACAACTTTTTCGTTATCTTGGTAAATAAGGAAcaatttttgtagaaaagaaATGACGTCCACAAAAAGTTTTCTAAATATTTCAAAACTAAACTTTCGTGTACGTTAATTAATAAATACGCTAGAATTGTGGCAGGGTAGTTGATGAAAACTGTGGCAGGGTAGTTGATGAATGTTTTTTTATCTTGAAATTCGTCAATTATTTGAACACAGAGGATCACTAGCAGTGATGGAGCCACATACCAAAATTAAAGAGGTTCAATGAATTTATTCAGAAAAATTATATCGTAAGaataacataaaaataattcTGTGTATACGTATAAGATTTTGAATGTCTTTGACACAAGCTAAGGTTTAAGTACAGTGACAAAGACGCATTCTGATATTTGCTGAATTCCTTTATTAGAATTCCTGGTTTCCCACTAATTACTGACATTAACGTGAAATAGATCAATGGCTTCTCCATCTTCGAATTTCAGTTCATAAGAGGAAAACCTTCTCTTTGTGGTTTTATTTTAAACATATATTTAGAAGGGAGGTGAAAGTATTCCCTATACACTACAGGAGAATCAACAAATAAATCTGTTGACACAATATCAAGATAATTAAAATGACAATCGTCaatcaaaaccggaaattaatgTGTCTTCCATAAGTGTTGTTTTCGTATGTTGACAGTGTTCTTGTGTCATAGATTTACCAATTCAATGTCTTGGATGTTGCATAATAAAAGTATAATTTCTGTATTCAATATGTATTAAATAATCtcatatttcaattattatCAATTCATTTTATCAAGCTCAATATTAACCAGATTAATCAATCTCGATGTAACAACAAAATCTAATTagtaacaagtttaattaggaGTATAACTTTTAAGGGTGAGTACTGAGTAGTATAGGGGTTGCACTTGATAATTGATAAGTCGAGTTATCTGGGCACAAGGGCAACTCAAGACATTCtgttaaatttccaaattttaagcGTTGCTCCCACAaatctgcaaaaaaaaaaaaaaaattattagagtTGCAGATAACGATTACAGTTCACCCTATATGAAAATTACTCTAATGCAATTTGAGTCTCGCCAAAAAGTTTCtcttcctcaatattcaccgtttcaactccactaaaaaattattaacaaaagaaaaatacagaataaaaagtcaaaagtataAAATTGAATCGATCTGCCACTAGAACACTTCtataatattttccaattttacTTATGATTATAGTAATAAGCACTTGAtagattttttatatataatattatgcaCTTGatagattttatttttgaaaaaattctgCACACTTTCTTATGTGTTACTATTGTTTAGatgttgaaagttgaaaataatTAGGAGGAATAATAGTCGTGAAAGGTTAAGGCGCAGTAATCCAATCGTCTTGTTCTACACTTGTCACTCTCAAATCACGCCGTCTAACCAAATGTGCAAACATGGCTTAACAAAGCAATTCTCCCTTGTGTCACGCcaaaaaatttcttgaattcGATAATATTTGCATTAAGCGAATGAATACAAGATACTTGATTTGCATATAAATCTTttgtaaatacaacaacaataacatactcaCTATAATCTCATAAGTAAGAtatggggagggtagagtataCACAGACCTTATCCGTATATTGGGAGGTAGAGAGATCGTTTCTGATAGACATGATAAAGCAAAAATAGAGcagatcaaaaagggaaaaggaacaTTAATCACAACAATACGGTACGCTAAGGAGTCGTTTGGTATGCAGACTAAATTATCCCGGGGTTATAATCCCAATATTATAAtctgggactaatttatcccatctgaGAGATGGGACAAAATAATCCCAAGGTTAGTGGGATAGGTTGGATATCTCATTCTTAAGATTGCGCTTCATTTTATACtctgtttggtagaaggtataaatttatccccgGATAAATTATATCTTCTACCAAACACGGTATAAAATTAATACCAAAATTAGTGTTGCGATATCCGAgcttataccatgcaccaaatgACCCCTATGTGAATAACAAAAGACGATAGATAGTAATAGAAATCAAAGGATAAGaactacatgaaaaatattatgacTATTAGTAAGGAAGGAAAGACGAGACAACGCTCTACTACCTACTAatcttctaccctaatccgtaTCCTTCAGAGCcttctatctaaggtcatgtcctcgataAGCTATAATTGCGCCATGTCATGTGTATTCAGTTCTCTCCAATACTTCTTCTATCTTTTCTTCGGATTTTAGTAACTTTATTGTTACAAAACTAGTTTTCTGAATTTAGTATTACAAAATAATTAGTTTAGGGACTTTATTATGACAAAAGTTAGCGACAAtatatcccttatatttttGGCGCAAGAGCTGACGAGTCTCATTTGTCCCATTACCTTTTTGGCCTCCGACACATTTTGCCTTTTCCTTAAATTAATAGGAACATATTTTTCTATCAAACAAGTAGTTATATACTGTACCAAAACTACTTCAAATGTTTTGCTCCTTCTTGAAGATATAGTTCTCGATATTAAGTCTGGCATTTTGCACTTCTTATCTATTATAACACCACCTAAGCCAAACTTTGACATTTTAATTGCTCCCCTGTTTAGACTAAAAAGACTCCTCAACCCCCATGAAAATCATATTCTCTCTCTTCATCATCTGCCTGTCATGTCTCTCTGTGAACTCAGAGTCCATCAACCGTTCTGATTTTCCAGAGGAGTTCATTTTTGGAACTGCTTCTTCAGCTTATCAGGTACTATCAAGTACCTTTCTCGCCCTTTCTAATCTAGAGGCATATTTACAGTTGAAGTTACGGGTTTAGCATAATTCAGTAGTTAAACTTAAAATGTTAAATCAACCTCTGTTCTAATCACTACATGGCCCGATTTCTTTTGCTCTTGTAGTTTGAAGGTGCTGTGGATGAAGGAAACAAGGGAATTAGCATATGGGATACCTTCATCAAAAGACCAGGTTGGTAATATGTTACTATCTTATCTAACAGCTTAAATGGTTAGAGCATGCTTTTCTTTACTTGTGTTCTTCAATATGCCCCTTCACGGGAAGACCGGTTTTATATCATGGGCCAAACAGTAGAATTTCTTTTAGAATGGTGGTGGTGAGACTCGACCGAAGTATCTCTATCTGCTCTGTTATCATATTGAAGCGTGTGACTATCTCATTTAAAAGTTTAAGATGCtagacataaaaacatgcttttcttttcttgattatttCTGTAACACAAAATTAAATCTGATGCGTCATATGGTTTCTGATTCTATAGGAAGAATACTGGACTTCAGCAATGCAAACACAGCAGTTGATCAATATCATCGTTTCCAGGTAAAATTTCATGGGCCATAAGCTAAATTTCTTGACTGCCAAATGcagtattattattaatttattgtaaatttattcttttcttgatCTTTTGGAGTGCTCCAATTCCTTTTTTGAGATTTTCAAATATAATGTAATAATAAAGGGTACTTTATTGATAAGCATGGTCACCTAATCATTACATAATTATGCACCGATtgttattattaaaaaaagagaACACGTGGGACTTATCATCATCTTTAAAAGATAAGAATAACAGTTGCTTCCACATCAGAGTATTCTCTagcaaataaaaagaaaaaaaaaagcctctTGTCAGAAGGTTTCGGCTTTGTTGTTATTT from the Lycium ferocissimum isolate CSIRO_LF1 chromosome 11, AGI_CSIRO_Lferr_CH_V1, whole genome shotgun sequence genome contains:
- the LOC132035920 gene encoding large ribosomal subunit protein uL2, with protein sequence MGRVIRAQRKGAGSVFKSHTHHRKGPARFRTLDFGERNGYLKGVITEVIHDPGRGAPLARITFRHPFRYKHQKELFVAAEGMYTGQFVYCGKKANLMVGNVLPLRSIPEGAVVCNVEHKLGDRGVFARCSGDYAIVISHNPDNGTTRIKLPSGSKKIVPSGCRAMIGQVAGGGRTEKPMLKAGNAYHKYRVKRNSWPKVRGVAMNPVEHPHGGGNHQHIGHASTVRRDAPPGQKVGLIAARRTGRLRGQAAATAAKEKA